A region of Mycolicibacterium brumae DNA encodes the following proteins:
- a CDS encoding M18 family aminopeptidase, giving the protein MTATATGLAEFIDASPSPYHACATAAARLRDAGYAELSETDVWESAAGKFFVIRAGSLIAWDGAARNGFRIVGAHTDSPNLRVKQHPDRAVAGWHEVALAPYGGAWLNSWLDRDLGVSGMIAVADGAGGVAQRLVRVDEPLLRVPQLAIHLSEDRGGVKLDPQRHVNAVWAGGPARLGGACGAESKPGPPHGQGGLQGFVAAVARRSGIDPADVLSFELMTHDLTPSRVWGDGQFLSAPRLDNQASCYAGLEALLAAEPDAHTPVLVMFDHEEVGSTSDHGAASDLLPTVLERIVAADGGDRGEYLRLIRSSVLASADMAHATHPNYPERHEPGHLITVNGGPVLKVQPNLRYATDGRTAAVFELACRQAGVPLQRYEHRADLPCGSTIGPMTAARTGIPTVDVGAPQLAMHSARELMGAHDVTAYAAALAAFLTPAR; this is encoded by the coding sequence ATGACCGCGACCGCGACCGGACTTGCCGAGTTCATCGACGCCTCCCCGTCCCCGTACCACGCCTGCGCGACGGCGGCGGCGCGGCTGCGCGACGCCGGCTACGCGGAACTGTCCGAAACCGACGTCTGGGAGTCGGCGGCGGGGAAGTTCTTCGTGATCCGCGCCGGGTCGCTGATCGCCTGGGATGGGGCGGCCCGCAACGGTTTCCGCATTGTCGGGGCGCACACCGACAGCCCGAACCTGCGGGTCAAACAGCACCCGGACCGCGCGGTCGCCGGCTGGCACGAGGTGGCGCTGGCGCCCTACGGCGGGGCCTGGCTGAACTCCTGGCTGGATCGCGACCTCGGCGTCTCCGGCATGATCGCGGTCGCCGACGGGGCCGGCGGCGTTGCGCAGCGGCTGGTGCGGGTCGACGAGCCGCTGCTGCGGGTGCCGCAGTTGGCCATCCACCTGTCCGAGGACCGCGGCGGGGTCAAGCTCGACCCGCAGCGACACGTCAACGCGGTGTGGGCCGGCGGTCCGGCGAGGCTCGGCGGAGCTTGCGGAGCCGAGTCGAAGCCGGGACCGCCGCATGGACAGGGCGGTTTGCAGGGTTTCGTCGCCGCGGTGGCGCGGCGCAGCGGGATCGATCCCGCGGACGTGCTGAGTTTCGAGTTGATGACCCATGACCTGACTCCCTCGAGGGTGTGGGGCGACGGACAGTTCCTGTCGGCGCCGCGGCTGGACAACCAGGCCAGCTGCTACGCCGGGCTGGAGGCGCTGCTGGCCGCCGAACCGGACGCGCACACCCCGGTGCTGGTGATGTTCGACCACGAGGAGGTCGGCTCCACTTCCGATCACGGCGCGGCCTCCGATCTGTTGCCGACGGTGCTGGAACGCATCGTGGCCGCCGACGGCGGCGACCGTGGCGAGTACCTGCGGCTGATCCGGTCCTCGGTGCTGGCGTCGGCCGATATGGCGCACGCCACCCACCCGAATTACCCGGAGCGCCACGAGCCCGGTCACCTGATCACCGTCAACGGCGGACCGGTGCTCAAGGTGCAGCCGAACCTGCGTTACGCCACCGACGGGCGCACCGCCGCGGTGTTCGAACTGGCCTGCCGGCAGGCCGGCGTGCCGCTGCAGCGTTACGAGCATCGCGCCGATCTGCCGTGCGGTTCGACCATCGGCCCGATGACCGCCGCGCGGACCGGCATCCCGACCGTCGACGTGGGCGCCCCCCAGCTGGCGATGCACTCGGCCCGCGAGCTGATGGGCGCCCACGACGTCACGGCGTACGCGGCGGCGCTGGCCGCGTTCCTCACTCCTGCTCGGTGA
- a CDS encoding LGFP repeat-containing protein — MRNSTKKTAAVSALALGLAFAGIGCSNDKADEAAATTVTETEVIEEVETVEEQLIPGPEGTEHMVSGVILDKYKAIPEVQREALGGPLGDLQENPDGGVFQQFNGGVIISSEEGTYVVWGKIRDKWNDLGGSQGDLGYPTSDEITNDAGQKESVFENGVITWSEGDAEAVATIEEVFIEEEVITEQE; from the coding sequence ATGCGGAACTCAACGAAGAAGACCGCGGCCGTCTCGGCGCTGGCCCTGGGGCTGGCGTTCGCCGGCATCGGCTGCTCCAACGACAAGGCCGACGAGGCCGCCGCCACCACGGTGACCGAGACCGAGGTCATCGAGGAGGTCGAGACCGTCGAGGAGCAGCTCATCCCCGGCCCGGAGGGCACCGAGCACATGGTCTCCGGGGTCATCCTGGACAAGTACAAGGCGATTCCGGAAGTCCAGCGCGAGGCGCTGGGCGGCCCGCTCGGCGACCTCCAGGAGAACCCGGACGGCGGCGTCTTCCAGCAGTTCAACGGCGGCGTGATCATCTCCTCGGAAGAGGGGACCTACGTGGTGTGGGGCAAGATCCGCGACAAGTGGAACGACCTCGGCGGTTCACAGGGCGACCTGGGCTACCCCACCAGCGACGAGATCACCAACGACGCAGGCCAGAAGGAGTCCGTCTTCGAGAACGGCGTCATCACCTGGAGCGAGGGTGACGCCGAGGCGGTGGCGACCATCGAAGAGGTCTTCATCGAAGAAGAGGTCATCACCGAGCAGGAGTGA
- a CDS encoding LGFP repeat-containing protein, whose product MHKSAKQTAAISMAALGITLFAAGCSDAERDDAAASATSAVSAATDAAGDAAASATSAVSSALAPEPTVIKGADGVDYTVEGVLLEKYEDLDDASKTALGAPTGAQQSNPDNGVYQQFDGGVIISSGEGSYVVWGLIRDKWNELGGSQGELGYPTSDETVNDAGQKQTTFQHGTVTWDEGATEAVVTPSH is encoded by the coding sequence ATGCATAAGTCAGCAAAGCAGACCGCCGCGATCTCGATGGCCGCGCTCGGCATCACCCTGTTCGCCGCCGGCTGCTCCGACGCCGAACGCGACGATGCCGCGGCTTCGGCGACCTCGGCGGTGTCCGCCGCCACGGACGCCGCCGGTGACGCCGCCGCCTCGGCAACCTCCGCGGTGTCCTCGGCGCTCGCGCCCGAGCCCACCGTGATCAAGGGCGCCGACGGCGTCGACTACACCGTCGAAGGTGTGTTGCTGGAGAAGTACGAGGATCTCGACGACGCCTCCAAGACCGCGCTGGGCGCCCCGACCGGTGCGCAGCAGAGCAACCCCGACAACGGCGTCTACCAGCAGTTCGACGGCGGCGTGATCATCTCCAGCGGAGAGGGGTCCTACGTGGTGTGGGGCTTGATCCGGGACAAGTGGAACGAGTTGGGCGGTTCGCAGGGCGAGTTGGGCTACCCGACCAGCGATGAGACCGTCAACGACGCGGGCCAGAAGCAGACCACTTTCCAGCACGGCACCGTGACCTGGGATGAGGGCGCAACCGAGGCTGTGGTGACGCCGAGCCACTAA
- a CDS encoding VOC family protein → MALGVEMITFDTCDPDRLAGWWADAVGGTLIPVVPGGFVIVALASGQRLGFQQVDDPTPGKNRVHLDLGAEPGVDLETQVGRLLELGAVETARHSFGEDFSWVVFADPDGNAFCLSAGS, encoded by the coding sequence ATGGCGCTCGGCGTGGAGATGATCACCTTCGACACCTGCGACCCGGACCGGCTGGCCGGCTGGTGGGCCGACGCCGTCGGCGGAACCCTGATCCCGGTGGTCCCGGGCGGGTTCGTGATAGTCGCGCTGGCCTCGGGGCAGCGGCTGGGATTCCAGCAGGTCGACGACCCGACGCCGGGCAAGAACCGGGTGCACCTGGACCTCGGCGCCGAACCCGGCGTGGACCTGGAAACGCAGGTGGGCCGGTTGCTGGAACTCGGCGCGGTGGAGACCGCGCGGCACAGCTTCGGCGAGGATTTCTCCTGGGTGGTTTTCGCCGACCCCGACGGCAACGCGTTCTGCCTGTCGGCGGGCTCCTAA